CCGCGCCAACGCTTGCCACGCCAATGGTTAGTGTACCAATCATTGGTAGGCTCTCCGCTGTGACTCAGCAGGCGGATCCGCTCGAACTGGAGCGGCAGGTGTGCTTCGCGCTCTCGGTGGCCTCGCGTTCGGTGGTGGCGATCTACCGCCCGCTGCTGGAGCCGATGGGGCTGACCCACCCGCAGTACCTGGTGATGCTCGCGCTGTGGCAGTACGCGCCGCTGTCGGTGAAGGACCTCAGCCGCCTGCTCCAGCTGGACCCGGGCACGCTCTCCCCGCTGTTGAAGCGGCTGGAGGCGAGCGGTCTGGTCCGGCGCGAGCGGGACAGCCGGGACGAGCGCAGCCTCGCGGTGACGCTGACCGCGGCCGGGCGGGAGCTGCGCGCCGAGGCGGAGAAGATCCCGCCCGCCGTGGTGGCCAGGCTGGGCATCCCGATGGAGGAACTGGAAAGCCTGCACCTGGCTCTCACCCGGGTCATCGCGGCCGCCAGCTGAGCTTGCGGACCGGAACTGTCCGCAAGGGGTGTCAGGCTCGTGCCGCAGACCCACCCAGAACGGAGCGAACCCGATGAGCCGCCACATCCAGGTCACCTTCGACGCCCACGACCCGCGCGCCCTCTCGTCCTTCTGGCGCGACGCACTGGGCTACGTCCACCCGGCCCCGCCCGGGGTCGAGCTGGCCGAGGGCGCCGACCCGCTGGCCGCCTGGGACGACTTCCTCGCGGGCATCGGCGTTCCGGAGGACCAGCGCAACAGCAACTCGGCGATCGAGGACCCCGACGGGCACGGCCCGCGCGTGTTCTTCCAGCGCGTTCCGGAAGGCAAGACCGCGAAGAACCGGGTCCACCTCGACGTGCGCGCCGCTCCCGGTCTGCGGGGAGAGGAGCGGATGGCCGCGTTGGAGCAGGAGTGCGCCCGGCTCGTCGCACTGGGGGCGACGCGCGTGCGCCGTCACGAGCCCCAGCCCCCGATGAGCCACGGTTTCATCGTCATGACCGACCCGGAGGGCAACGAGTTCTGCCTGGACTAGCCGGTCAGGCGGTGCGGGGCCGGCTCGGGTCCCTGGGCGGGCGGCGGTTCGGGTCGGCGCCCGGCCCGGCGACGGCGACCACGTCGGCCGCGGCGGGCTCCTGACCGCAGTCGTCGCAGCGGGCGTGCACGTGCACCGGTCCGCCGCAGCCCTCGTGCTCGAACAGGATCGGCGGTCCCTTCGGCGCCACCCAGCGGTCGCCCCACTCGGTCAGCGCGACGATCACCGTGCCGAGGTCGCGGCCCTTCTCGGTGAGCACGTACTCCCGGTCCTCGCGCCGTTCCATCAGCCCGTCGGCCACGAACCCCTCCAGGCGCTTGGCCAGGATGTTCGGCGCGACCCCGAGCCTGCGCTCGAAATCGGAGAAACGGGTCATCCCGGCGAAGACGGCGTTGCGGATGATCAGCAGGCTCCACCGCTCACCGATCAGCTCCAGCGCGCGGGCCGCCGAGCAGTTCTCGCGTTCGTAGGTCCGACCGAGCACGTCGCTGATCATCCGCCTTCCACTTGTGTGATGCAAGTACGCCCCCTAGCCTGCTTGCATCACGCAAGTACGGGAGATCGAGGAGGACGTCGTGGACCGACCTCAGGTGGTCAGCAGGCAGGACTGGCTCGCCGCCCGGCGCGCGCTGCTGACCAAGGAGAAAGAGCTGACCCGGGCGCTGGACGCGCTCAACGCCGACCGGCGGCGGATGCCGGTGGTGCGGATCGGGAAGGACTACCGCTTCGCCGGACCGGACGGCGAGGTCGGACTGCTGGACCTGTTCGACGGGCGGCGTCAGCTGGTGCTCCAGCACTTCATGTTCGACCCGTCCTGGGACGAGGGCTGCCGCAGTTGCACCGCGATGGCCGACGACCTCAGCGAGGGCGCCCGCGCCCACCTCGCCTCGCGCGACACCGCGTTCGCCGCCGTCTCCCGCGCGCCGTACCCGAAGATCGCCGCCTACAAGCAGGCCAGGGGGTGGACCTTCCCCTGGTACTCCTCGCACGGCAGCGACTTCAACTACGACTTCCACGTCTCGCTGGACCCGGAGGTCACGACCAACTCCTACAACTTCCGCAGCGGTGACGAGCTGGTCGCCGCCGGGCAGTCCTGGCTGGTCGACCACGTCGGCGAACAGCCGGGCGTGAGCGCGTTCCTGCGCGACGGCGACGAGGTCTTCCACACCTACGCCACCTACGGGCGCGGTGTGGAGGTGATGATGCACGCCTACCGGCTGCTCGACATCACCGCGTTCGGCCGCAACGAGGAGTGGGAGGAGCCGAAGGGGCGCGTCACGACCCCGCACCCCGCTGATCCCAGCTTCACCAGCTGACCTCCGCCCGGTGTCGAAATCGGGGCAGCCCGTTCGACGCAGGGGTATGACTGACTTCAACGAGCCGATCTCGACCCGCAACCTCGACCAGTACGGGCACGCCGAGCTGCCGTGGAGCAGGCCGCGCGACATCCTGGCCGGTGAAACGGCCTCGGCCGACCTGACGTTCTTCGTCTCGACCGTGCGGCCCGACGGGCGCCCGCACTCGGCCGGGGTGGGGGCCGTCTGGGTGGACGACGCGCTGTACTTCAAGGGCGGACCGGGCACGCGCCGCTCGCGCAACCTGGCGCTGAACCCGGCGTGCAGCGTGTCGGTGCGGCTGCCCGGCATCGACCTGGTGCTCAACGGCGAAGCCCACCGGGTCACCGACTCCGCGACGTTGGAGCGAGTGGCCGCTGTCTACCGCACGGGCGGTT
The window above is part of the Allokutzneria albata genome. Proteins encoded here:
- a CDS encoding MarR family winged helix-turn-helix transcriptional regulator, yielding MVSVPIIGRLSAVTQQADPLELERQVCFALSVASRSVVAIYRPLLEPMGLTHPQYLVMLALWQYAPLSVKDLSRLLQLDPGTLSPLLKRLEASGLVRRERDSRDERSLAVTLTAAGRELRAEAEKIPPAVVARLGIPMEELESLHLALTRVIAAAS
- a CDS encoding VOC family protein, which translates into the protein MSRHIQVTFDAHDPRALSSFWRDALGYVHPAPPGVELAEGADPLAAWDDFLAGIGVPEDQRNSNSAIEDPDGHGPRVFFQRVPEGKTAKNRVHLDVRAAPGLRGEERMAALEQECARLVALGATRVRRHEPQPPMSHGFIVMTDPEGNEFCLD
- a CDS encoding winged helix-turn-helix transcriptional regulator; this encodes MISDVLGRTYERENCSAARALELIGERWSLLIIRNAVFAGMTRFSDFERRLGVAPNILAKRLEGFVADGLMERREDREYVLTEKGRDLGTVIVALTEWGDRWVAPKGPPILFEHEGCGGPVHVHARCDDCGQEPAAADVVAVAGPGADPNRRPPRDPSRPRTA
- a CDS encoding DUF899 domain-containing protein, translated to MDRPQVVSRQDWLAARRALLTKEKELTRALDALNADRRRMPVVRIGKDYRFAGPDGEVGLLDLFDGRRQLVLQHFMFDPSWDEGCRSCTAMADDLSEGARAHLASRDTAFAAVSRAPYPKIAAYKQARGWTFPWYSSHGSDFNYDFHVSLDPEVTTNSYNFRSGDELVAAGQSWLVDHVGEQPGVSAFLRDGDEVFHTYATYGRGVEVMMHAYRLLDITAFGRNEEWEEPKGRVTTPHPADPSFTS
- a CDS encoding pyridoxamine 5'-phosphate oxidase family protein; this encodes MTDFNEPISTRNLDQYGHAELPWSRPRDILAGETASADLTFFVSTVRPDGRPHSAGVGAVWVDDALYFKGGPGTRRSRNLALNPACSVSVRLPGIDLVLNGEAHRVTDSATLERVAAVYRTGGWPVSVEGDALTAPFTAPSAGPAPWHLYRLTLHDAVGVAGAEPHGATRWDFANG